The following coding sequences lie in one Megalodesulfovibrio gigas DSM 1382 = ATCC 19364 genomic window:
- a CDS encoding mannose-1-phosphate guanylyltransferase/mannose-6-phosphate isomerase, with amino-acid sequence MSDATVPQSPTRDHPLSRCQAVILAGGSGTRLWPLSRAMLPKQLLALKGSRTLLQETVDRSMAAFPADRIHVVTNEEHIFEVKKQLKALGPELAANVLAEPIGKNTLPAILLAMGSIAERDPDALVAVFPSDHFIHHPEQWTGALARGCELAAQGWFVTFGIVPDKPETGYGYIAKGPSLGQNAYQVGGFVEKPDLERAQSFVSSGDYLWNSGMFVFSLPAFLDAVERFQPELFKWWQQRQERPLVAGYSTLPDISVDYGIMEQVDRIAMVAGDFGWDDLGSWEALYRLGAKDENGCVVEGDVLAVDCKNSLLFSRGAKLAAAGVENIIVVQTKDATLVCSMDQVQKVKDVVQLLKTQGSPLVTTHVTVHRPWGSYTVLEEASFYKLKRIVVLPGAKLSLQMHHHRSEHWVVISGTALVQVGEEEKILVENQSVDIPKATKHRLSNPGKVPVEIIEIQNGPYLEEDDIVRFEDVYGRKPAG; translated from the coding sequence ATGAGCGACGCCACCGTCCCCCAATCCCCCACCCGCGACCATCCGTTGAGCCGCTGCCAGGCCGTGATTCTTGCCGGTGGTTCCGGCACCCGGCTGTGGCCGCTGTCCCGGGCCATGCTGCCCAAGCAGCTGCTGGCCCTCAAGGGCAGCCGCACCCTGCTGCAGGAAACCGTGGACCGCTCCATGGCCGCCTTTCCGGCCGATCGCATCCACGTGGTGACCAACGAGGAGCATATCTTCGAGGTCAAAAAACAGCTCAAGGCCCTTGGCCCGGAGCTGGCCGCCAATGTGCTCGCCGAGCCCATAGGCAAGAACACCCTGCCGGCCATCCTGCTGGCCATGGGCTCCATTGCCGAACGCGACCCCGACGCGCTGGTGGCCGTGTTTCCCTCGGACCACTTCATCCATCACCCCGAGCAATGGACCGGCGCCCTGGCCCGCGGCTGCGAGCTGGCCGCCCAGGGCTGGTTTGTCACCTTCGGCATCGTGCCGGACAAACCAGAAACCGGCTACGGCTATATCGCCAAGGGCCCATCCCTGGGGCAGAACGCTTACCAGGTGGGCGGGTTTGTGGAAAAACCGGACCTGGAACGCGCCCAGTCCTTTGTGTCCAGCGGCGACTACTTGTGGAATTCCGGGATGTTCGTCTTCAGCCTGCCCGCCTTCCTGGACGCCGTGGAGCGCTTTCAGCCTGAGTTGTTCAAGTGGTGGCAGCAGCGCCAGGAGCGTCCCCTGGTGGCCGGGTACAGCACCCTGCCGGACATCTCCGTGGACTACGGCATCATGGAGCAGGTGGACCGCATTGCCATGGTGGCCGGGGACTTCGGCTGGGACGACCTGGGCAGCTGGGAAGCCCTGTACCGCCTGGGCGCAAAAGACGAAAACGGCTGCGTGGTGGAAGGCGACGTGCTGGCAGTGGACTGCAAAAACTCCCTGCTCTTCTCCCGCGGGGCCAAGCTGGCCGCCGCCGGCGTGGAGAACATCATCGTCGTCCAGACCAAGGATGCCACCCTCGTCTGCAGCATGGACCAGGTGCAGAAGGTCAAGGACGTGGTGCAGCTGCTCAAGACCCAAGGCTCCCCGCTGGTGACCACCCACGTCACCGTGCATCGGCCCTGGGGCAGCTACACCGTGCTGGAGGAAGCCTCCTTCTACAAGCTCAAGCGCATTGTGGTGCTGCCCGGAGCCAAGCTCTCCCTGCAGATGCACCACCACCGCAGCGAGCATTGGGTGGTCATTTCCGGTACGGCCCTGGTGCAGGTGGGCGAGGAAGAAAAGATCCTGGTGGAAAACCAGTCCGTGGACATCCCCAAGGCCACCAAG